In the genome of Mucilaginibacter defluvii, one region contains:
- a CDS encoding DUF177 domain-containing protein: protein MKSLRKYTIPFSGLKLGKHRFDFDVDDSFFEAFEYSLVKKAKLACNVELDKQETMLILNFEIDGWIGLTCDRCLTDYEHPIHIREQQIAKFSAEEVDEDDEIITLGKNDHEIDITGLIYEYVTVAVPFIASCSGDGSADKCNKEMLDKLNALSGSDDDKNEATDPRWDALKNIK from the coding sequence TTGAAATCATTAAGAAAATATACGATACCATTTTCCGGCTTAAAGCTGGGCAAGCATCGTTTTGACTTTGATGTTGACGACTCTTTTTTTGAGGCGTTTGAGTATTCATTGGTGAAAAAAGCAAAGCTGGCTTGTAACGTTGAGCTTGATAAGCAGGAAACAATGCTGATCCTGAACTTTGAGATTGACGGATGGATCGGGCTTACCTGCGACAGGTGTTTAACTGATTATGAGCATCCCATCCACATTCGCGAGCAGCAGATAGCTAAGTTCAGCGCTGAGGAAGTTGATGAGGATGACGAAATCATCACCCTGGGCAAAAACGATCATGAAATTGATATTACAGGGTTGATATATGAGTATGTAACTGTAGCTGTGCCGTTCATTGCATCATGCAGTGGCGACGGAAGCGCTGATAAGTGTAATAAAGAAATGCTTGATAAGCTGAACGCGCTATCGGGTAGTGACGATGATAAGAACGAGGCGACCGACCCGCGTTGGGACGCGCTCAAAAACATTAAGTAA
- the accC gene encoding acetyl-CoA carboxylase biotin carboxylase subunit, producing MFKKILIANRGEIALRIIRTCKEMGIKTVAVYSTADRESLHVRFADEAVCIGPPPSRDSYLNIPNIISAAELTNADAIHPGYGFLSENAKFSAICAEYGIKFIGATADQINAMGDKASAKETMKKAGVPTIPGSDGLLSSVKDGITIARKIGYPVILKATAGGGGRGMRVVWNDEEFEPAWDSARAESGAAFGNDGIYLEKFVEDPRHIEIQIVGDQYGKVSHLSERDCSIQRRHQKLVEESPSPFMTDKLRKKMGDAAVKGAKAVKYEGAGTIEFLVDKNRNFYFMEMNTRIQVEHPVTEEVINFDLIKEQIKVAAGIPISGKNYEPTMHAIECRINAEDPFNGFRPSPGRITNFHSPGGHGVRVDTHVYSGYSIPPNYDSMIAKVICVAQTRDEALSTMERALSEFVIEGIKTTIPFHLKLLKDPNFRAGNFTTKFMDTFEINEN from the coding sequence ATGTTTAAAAAAATATTGATAGCCAACCGTGGCGAAATAGCCCTGCGCATCATCCGCACCTGTAAGGAGATGGGCATTAAAACGGTAGCTGTATATTCAACCGCTGATCGTGAGAGCCTGCACGTACGTTTTGCCGATGAGGCTGTATGTATAGGGCCGCCGCCAAGCAGAGATTCATACTTAAATATCCCTAACATCATTTCGGCTGCCGAATTAACCAACGCTGATGCTATTCACCCGGGTTACGGCTTTTTGTCAGAGAACGCTAAATTCTCAGCTATCTGTGCCGAGTATGGTATTAAATTCATCGGCGCTACGGCTGACCAGATCAACGCTATGGGCGATAAGGCATCAGCTAAAGAAACCATGAAAAAGGCCGGTGTACCAACTATACCCGGTTCAGACGGTTTGTTGAGCAGCGTAAAGGATGGTATAACCATAGCACGTAAAATAGGTTATCCTGTAATATTGAAGGCTACTGCCGGTGGTGGTGGCCGGGGTATGCGCGTAGTATGGAATGATGAAGAATTTGAACCGGCCTGGGATTCAGCCCGTGCCGAATCAGGTGCCGCGTTCGGAAACGATGGTATCTATCTCGAAAAATTTGTTGAAGATCCGCGCCACATCGAAATTCAGATAGTGGGTGATCAGTACGGCAAGGTATCTCACCTTTCTGAGCGCGACTGCTCTATACAGCGCCGTCACCAGAAGTTGGTTGAGGAATCACCTTCACCGTTCATGACCGACAAACTACGTAAAAAAATGGGCGATGCCGCTGTTAAAGGTGCTAAAGCCGTTAAGTACGAAGGCGCCGGCACCATAGAGTTCTTGGTTGACAAAAATCGCAACTTCTACTTTATGGAAATGAATACGCGTATTCAGGTTGAGCATCCGGTAACTGAGGAAGTTATCAACTTTGATTTAATCAAAGAACAGATAAAGGTTGCTGCCGGTATTCCTATCTCGGGTAAAAACTATGAGCCAACAATGCACGCTATTGAGTGCCGTATTAATGCTGAGGATCCGTTTAATGGTTTCAGGCCGTCTCCGGGTCGTATCACCAACTTCCATTCGCCGGGTGGCCATGGTGTGAGGGTTGATACACATGTATACTCCGGTTACTCTATCCCGCCGAATTACGACTCGATGATAGCCAAGGTGATCTGCGTAGCCCAAACGCGCGATGAAGCGCTAAGCACGATGGAGCGTGCCCTAAGCGAGTTTGTGATTGAAGGTATCAAAACAACTATACCATTCCATTTAAAACTGTTAAAAGATCCTAACTTCCGGGCCGGTAACTTTACCACCAAGTTTATGGACACTTTTGAAATAAACGAGAATTAA
- the accB gene encoding acetyl-CoA carboxylase biotin carboxyl carrier protein, translated as MDIKQIQDLIRFVSKAGVNEVAIEQENFKITIKTNQAPTIVNATIPTAQPVVSAAPAQIPAAAANVAEPVAAAAAAVSAAADTSNYITIKSPMIGTFYRSAGPDKPLFVNVGDEIKAGTTVCIIEAMKLFNEIESEVSGRIVKVLVDNASPVEYDQPLFLVEPV; from the coding sequence ATGGATATTAAACAAATACAGGATCTGATCCGCTTTGTTTCAAAAGCAGGCGTAAATGAAGTTGCAATTGAGCAGGAAAATTTCAAGATAACAATTAAAACTAACCAGGCGCCAACCATAGTTAATGCAACCATTCCAACCGCTCAACCGGTTGTTTCAGCTGCCCCGGCTCAAATACCGGCCGCCGCCGCCAATGTTGCCGAACCAGTTGCTGCCGCTGCAGCAGCCGTTAGTGCCGCTGCCGATACTTCAAATTATATCACGATCAAATCGCCGATGATCGGTACTTTCTACCGTTCAGCAGGACCGGATAAGCCATTATTTGTTAACGTGGGCGACGAGATCAAAGCCGGTACAACCGTATGTATCATCGAGGCTATGAAATTATTTAACGAGATCGAGTCTGAAGTTTCAGGCCGTATTGTTAAAGTATTGGTTGATAATGCATCACCTGTAGAGTACGATCAGCCATTATTTTTGGTTGAACCGGTATAA
- the pdxA gene encoding 4-hydroxythreonine-4-phosphate dehydrogenase PdxA: protein MSGKIKVGISIGDVNGIGLEIIIKTLSESKVYDYCTPIVYGHTKVASFYRRLSNTSEFVFNVISDASQAQHRKPNMINCWEEDVKLEPGVINATGGKYALISLERATNDLIAGNIDALVTAPINKDNIQSESFNFPGHTEYLQQRGNAADSLMFLVSDNIRVGVVTGHIPISQVSKSITAEKILSKIKMMNESLRHDFWIRKPKIAVLGLNPHASDNGLIGDEEQHIITPAIEDARNNGILAFGPYSADGFFASGAYKQFDAVLAMYHDQGLIPFKQIAFEDGVNFTAGLNFVRTSPDHGTAYDISGKNQASERSFREALFTALHIVRNRRENAELTENPLTHHKLTRDRD, encoded by the coding sequence ATGAGCGGTAAAATAAAAGTTGGCATCAGTATAGGTGACGTAAACGGTATTGGTTTAGAGATCATTATAAAAACTCTTTCTGAAAGTAAGGTTTATGATTATTGTACGCCCATTGTTTATGGCCATACTAAAGTTGCGTCTTTTTACCGCCGCTTGAGTAACACCAGCGAATTTGTTTTTAATGTAATAAGCGATGCCTCGCAGGCGCAGCACCGCAAACCTAACATGATTAATTGCTGGGAAGAGGATGTAAAGCTGGAGCCGGGTGTTATAAACGCTACGGGGGGCAAATACGCGCTTATCTCGTTAGAGCGTGCTACTAACGATCTGATAGCCGGAAATATAGACGCCTTGGTTACCGCGCCGATAAACAAGGATAACATTCAAAGCGAAAGTTTCAACTTTCCGGGGCATACCGAATACCTGCAGCAGCGTGGTAATGCTGCCGATTCGCTGATGTTTCTGGTAAGCGATAACATCAGGGTAGGGGTGGTAACCGGGCATATACCCATATCGCAGGTATCAAAAAGCATTACTGCTGAGAAAATACTATCCAAGATTAAAATGATGAACGAAAGCCTGCGCCATGATTTTTGGATACGTAAACCCAAAATAGCCGTGCTTGGCCTTAACCCCCACGCCAGCGACAATGGTTTAATAGGCGACGAAGAACAGCATATTATTACCCCTGCTATTGAGGACGCGCGTAACAACGGCATACTGGCTTTTGGGCCATATTCGGCTGATGGTTTTTTTGCCAGCGGCGCTTACAAGCAGTTTGATGCTGTGCTGGCCATGTACCATGACCAAGGTTTGATACCGTTTAAACAAATAGCTTTTGAAGATGGTGTTAACTTTACCGCAGGATTAAACTTTGTACGTACCTCGCCAGACCATGGTACCGCGTATGATATTTCCGGAAAAAACCAGGCATCAGAACGCTCCTTCCGCGAGGCGCTGTTTACGGCGCTGCACATCGTTCGTAACCGTCGCGAAAATGCCGAACTTACCGAAAATCCGTTAACGCACCATAAGCTGACGAGGGATAGGGATTGA
- a CDS encoding dihydrofolate reductase family protein, with protein MRKIILNVAVSLDGFIEGPNGEYDWCFTDQDYGMEAFTAETDAVFIGRKSYEVLQEYGNPWPDKMLYIFSDTLTGAEGNAEIIRSENFIDRIDAIRHTEGKNIWLFGGANLLSQLISKNYVNELLLSVHPIVLGSGTPLFKDLTERLELNLLDSAVYDTGLVQLTYSIKPRFDLDMLPE; from the coding sequence ATGCGTAAAATTATTTTAAATGTAGCTGTAAGTCTCGATGGGTTTATTGAGGGGCCGAACGGTGAGTATGATTGGTGTTTTACCGATCAGGATTACGGCATGGAAGCATTTACAGCTGAAACGGATGCCGTTTTTATTGGCAGAAAGAGCTATGAAGTGTTGCAGGAATACGGTAACCCATGGCCTGATAAAATGCTGTATATATTTTCAGATACCTTAACCGGTGCGGAAGGTAATGCCGAAATTATCCGCTCAGAAAATTTTATAGACCGGATTGATGCTATTCGCCATACCGAAGGTAAAAATATCTGGCTGTTTGGCGGGGCCAACCTGCTTTCACAACTGATAAGCAAAAATTATGTGAACGAGCTGTTACTCTCTGTTCATCCCATCGTCCTGGGCTCGGGCACCCCTTTGTTTAAGGATCTTACCGAACGGTTGGAGCTAAACCTGCTTGATAGCGCGGTATATGATACCGGGCTGGTACAGCTTACTTATTCTATTAAACCCCGGTTTGATTTGGATATGCTGCCTGAATAA
- the rpiB gene encoding ribose 5-phosphate isomerase B, whose protein sequence is MKQGLKIAIGADHAGFELKEVLLDGVEGIEVKDFGTYTPGSVDYPDFAHLVASAVEKGEADYGILICGSANGVAMTANKHQGIRAALCWKPEVAEPARSHNNANVLCIPARHVTVEEAREIVNVFFTVEFEGGRHATRVDKISC, encoded by the coding sequence ATGAAACAAGGGCTTAAAATAGCTATAGGCGCAGATCATGCCGGCTTTGAATTAAAAGAAGTTTTATTGGATGGTGTTGAAGGCATCGAAGTGAAAGACTTTGGTACCTACACTCCCGGATCTGTTGATTATCCTGACTTTGCACACCTGGTGGCATCGGCAGTTGAGAAAGGCGAGGCCGATTACGGTATACTGATCTGCGGATCAGCAAACGGTGTGGCCATGACAGCCAACAAACACCAGGGCATCCGCGCGGCATTGTGTTGGAAACCTGAAGTTGCCGAGCCTGCCCGCAGCCATAATAATGCCAATGTATTGTGTATACCAGCCAGGCATGTAACCGTAGAGGAGGCACGCGAAATTGTAAATGTATTCTTTACTGTTGAGTTTGAAGGCGGCCGCCACGCTACCCGTGTGGACAAGATATCCTGCTAA
- a CDS encoding M28 family peptidase produces the protein MKRVPLLFLAIAAASCSYAQKDPNAVKFAKYITVEDAKKHLSILASDEYEGRETGKPGADKAANYIANEFKKLGLQGPVKGSYFLDVPLTENSFKVNPIAIGGSTFTNGKDFYSLTAAPANTVKAADIVFVGYGITDEKYDDLKGTDIAGKVVLVINDGEPMKNGVSLITGTATRSQWSISRGKRIQALQAKKPALIFAVNQIVASNLQRFGSSILAPRMGIKKEGSAQATTTPVVINITADMANALLKSTGKTYTQLKEEIDAAGAPKTQVVKTPVEVSYSTEEKAVKAVDVLGYLPGSDAKLKNEVLVISAHYDHIGIEPEGSTKTDKINNGADDDGSGTTGMLELARAFSMAKKAGKGPKRSILFLGNVGEEKGLLGSEYYSDHPVFPLANTIADLNIDMIGRVGEEYAGKPDSANYVYSIGSKMLSTTLHKIGEEANNTYTQMKLDYKYDDPNDPNRFYYRSDHYNFARYNVPIIFYFNGVHADYHQPGDEVSKINFPLLVKRSHLVYYTAWELANRAERPAVDVKTEQGVK, from the coding sequence ATGAAAAGAGTTCCATTATTATTCCTGGCGATAGCGGCAGCCTCATGCAGCTATGCCCAAAAAGATCCGAACGCGGTAAAGTTCGCCAAGTACATTACCGTTGAGGATGCAAAAAAACACCTTTCCATCCTCGCGTCTGACGAATACGAAGGCCGTGAAACCGGTAAACCGGGCGCGGATAAAGCGGCAAATTACATCGCCAACGAGTTTAAAAAATTAGGCCTGCAAGGTCCGGTTAAGGGTTCATACTTTTTAGATGTGCCGCTTACAGAAAATTCATTCAAGGTAAATCCTATAGCAATAGGCGGCAGTACTTTTACTAACGGTAAAGATTTTTACTCACTAACTGCAGCACCCGCAAACACCGTTAAAGCTGCTGATATTGTATTTGTTGGTTATGGTATAACCGACGAAAAATATGACGACCTTAAAGGTACTGATATCGCCGGTAAAGTAGTTTTGGTGATTAATGATGGTGAGCCTATGAAAAACGGCGTATCCTTAATTACCGGGACGGCCACCCGTTCGCAATGGAGCATTAGCCGTGGTAAACGTATTCAAGCTCTGCAAGCAAAAAAACCTGCGTTGATTTTTGCCGTTAACCAGATTGTGGCAAGTAACCTGCAACGTTTTGGCTCAAGCATTTTAGCGCCACGTATGGGCATCAAAAAGGAAGGTTCCGCACAGGCTACAACCACTCCAGTGGTAATAAATATTACAGCTGATATGGCCAATGCGTTGTTAAAAAGCACAGGCAAAACCTATACCCAATTAAAAGAGGAAATTGATGCTGCCGGCGCGCCAAAAACTCAGGTAGTAAAAACACCGGTAGAGGTTAGCTACAGCACCGAAGAAAAAGCGGTAAAAGCGGTTGACGTATTAGGTTACTTACCTGGCTCTGACGCGAAATTGAAGAACGAGGTACTGGTTATCTCTGCCCACTATGACCATATTGGTATTGAGCCGGAAGGCAGCACCAAAACCGATAAAATAAACAATGGTGCTGATGATGACGGTTCAGGCACTACCGGTATGCTTGAGCTGGCCCGCGCGTTCAGCATGGCGAAAAAAGCAGGCAAAGGCCCTAAGCGCAGTATCCTGTTTTTGGGTAATGTTGGCGAAGAAAAAGGTTTATTAGGTTCTGAATATTATTCTGACCATCCTGTATTCCCGCTGGCTAATACCATTGCCGATCTGAATATTGACATGATCGGCCGTGTAGGTGAAGAGTATGCCGGTAAGCCTGATTCAGCTAATTACGTGTATTCAATCGGTTCAAAAATGTTAAGCACTACCCTACACAAAATTGGGGAAGAGGCTAACAATACTTACACGCAGATGAAACTGGATTACAAGTATGACGATCCGAATGATCCGAACCGTTTCTACTACCGTTCAGATCATTATAACTTCGCGCGCTATAATGTGCCGATCATATTCTACTTTAACGGCGTACATGCCGATTATCACCAGCCGGGCGATGAAGTGAGCAAAATTAACTTCCCGCTGCTGGTTAAACGCAGTCACCTGGTTTACTATACCGCCTGGGAACTTGCCAACCGTGCCGAGCGTCCTGCGGTTGATGTTAAAACAGAACAAGGCGTAAAATAG
- the tatC gene encoding twin-arginine translocase subunit TatC: protein MSDNKLIKAIKDKGKNIEAEMSFFDHLEALRWHLIRASIAIVLFTILAFVFYDFVFDTVIMGPMDPQFFTYRMLCKLGDYLNRPGFCIDKIPGKIINTEMAGQFTLQINSALLIGITLGFPYLLFEIWRFVKPALHENERKAASGFVFYASMLFILGILFGYYVVTPESISFLAGYQVSKVIENTFTIDSYLSSVSTLTLATGIVFELPILVYVLSNIGILTAKTMRQGRRYAIVGILVVAAVITPTPDVLTMMVVTIPLFLLYEVGIIVAGMVEKRRLKRERDEMAKA, encoded by the coding sequence ATGAGCGATAACAAACTTATAAAGGCTATAAAGGATAAAGGCAAGAATATTGAGGCCGAAATGTCATTCTTTGACCATCTGGAGGCATTGCGCTGGCATTTAATCAGGGCATCAATAGCCATAGTTTTATTTACCATACTGGCCTTTGTTTTTTACGACTTTGTTTTTGATACGGTAATTATGGGCCCTATGGACCCCCAATTTTTTACCTACCGTATGCTATGTAAACTGGGCGATTACCTCAACCGCCCCGGTTTTTGTATCGACAAGATACCGGGTAAGATCATCAACACCGAAATGGCAGGGCAGTTTACCTTGCAGATCAACTCGGCATTGCTTATCGGTATCACCCTGGGCTTTCCATACCTGTTGTTTGAGATATGGCGCTTTGTTAAGCCTGCCCTGCATGAGAATGAGCGTAAGGCCGCGAGTGGCTTTGTGTTTTACGCCTCAATGCTTTTTATACTGGGCATATTATTCGGTTACTACGTAGTTACGCCCGAGTCGATCTCCTTTTTAGCCGGTTATCAAGTAAGTAAGGTTATCGAAAATACGTTTACTATTGATTCTTATCTATCATCGGTATCAACCCTTACCCTGGCCACGGGTATTGTGTTTGAGCTGCCTATACTGGTTTATGTACTCTCAAACATTGGTATACTCACCGCTAAAACTATGCGCCAGGGGCGCCGGTACGCCATTGTGGGTATATTGGTAGTGGCGGCGGTTATTACGCCTACGCCCGATGTGCTTACCATGATGGTGGTAACCATACCATTGTTCCTGCTATACGAGGTTGGTATTATAGTGGCGGGTATGGTTGAAAAGCGCAGGCTTAAACGCGAGCGTGACGAAATGGCAAAAGCATAA
- the rpmF gene encoding 50S ribosomal protein L32: MPNPKRKFSKSRRDKRRTHYKAEAPTLTTCKTTGAVHLPHRAYTVDGNVYYNGKLLIEKTAVA, translated from the coding sequence ATGCCAAATCCAAAAAGAAAGTTCTCCAAATCAAGAAGAGATAAACGCAGAACGCATTACAAAGCTGAAGCGCCTACTTTAACAACCTGCAAAACTACAGGTGCTGTTCACCTGCCACACAGAGCTTATACTGTTGATGGTAACGTTTACTATAACGGTAAATTACTGATCGAGAAAACAGCGGTAGCTTAA
- a CDS encoding LutB/LldF family L-lactate oxidation iron-sulfur protein, with translation MGNTADEFLIAAEDKAFDAAHRNIINYNIGKYDAAVDRGLSRLINLDTAKKKGHLIKWKAMETLDKLLPEFEANFQRRGGKVIWANDAEEANREILNILQKAGAKTIVKSKSMVTEEIHLNEFLEQNQIESLETDLGEYIVQLLGQPPYHIVTPAMHLSKEDIAQLFNKHFGTPVDATPEQLTQKARELLRDKYLQADAGITGGNFLIADSGSIALSENEGNARLSTSFPKIHIAVVGIEKIIPSLVDLDLFWPMLATHGTGQNLTVYNTILSGPRQPDETDGPEEMYVVLLDNGRTNLLAQKEQRQGLYCIRCGACLNACPVYKNIGGHSYQTTYSGPIGSVITPHTKGMEDFKHLSYASSLCGKCTEVCPVKIDIHKMLLLNRRDAVKEEKVSKAEKWGWMLWKKGILSRKLVDFFGGGLKNRFIKLLFKKSWGHYRDMPHVADKSFSKQWQERGKNDLH, from the coding sequence ATGGGTAACACTGCCGATGAATTTTTGATTGCTGCTGAGGATAAGGCGTTTGATGCAGCCCATCGTAATATAATAAACTATAATATTGGTAAGTATGATGCAGCGGTTGACCGGGGCTTGTCAAGATTGATAAACCTTGATACCGCGAAAAAGAAAGGCCATTTGATAAAATGGAAAGCCATGGAAACGCTGGATAAGCTTTTACCCGAGTTTGAGGCCAATTTTCAGCGCAGGGGCGGCAAGGTAATATGGGCTAATGATGCCGAAGAAGCTAACCGCGAGATACTGAACATATTGCAAAAGGCTGGTGCCAAAACCATTGTAAAATCAAAATCAATGGTTACGGAGGAGATCCACCTGAACGAGTTTCTGGAGCAAAACCAGATTGAGAGCCTGGAAACTGATCTGGGCGAATACATTGTTCAGCTGCTTGGCCAGCCGCCTTACCATATTGTTACCCCGGCTATGCACCTTTCTAAAGAGGATATAGCACAACTATTCAACAAACATTTTGGTACCCCGGTTGATGCTACTCCCGAACAGCTTACCCAAAAAGCGCGCGAGCTGCTGCGCGACAAATATTTACAGGCTGATGCAGGCATAACAGGCGGTAACTTTTTAATTGCCGATAGCGGTAGCATCGCCCTTAGCGAAAATGAGGGTAACGCCCGATTAAGCACCTCGTTCCCTAAAATACATATAGCAGTTGTGGGTATCGAAAAAATTATTCCGTCGCTGGTTGATCTTGACCTGTTTTGGCCCATGTTGGCAACCCATGGTACGGGGCAAAATCTTACCGTATATAACACCATATTAAGCGGCCCACGCCAGCCCGATGAAACGGACGGCCCGGAAGAAATGTATGTAGTACTGCTGGATAACGGCCGCACCAACCTGCTCGCGCAAAAGGAGCAGCGGCAGGGCCTGTACTGTATACGCTGCGGGGCCTGCTTGAACGCCTGCCCGGTGTATAAAAATATTGGCGGCCATAGCTATCAAACTACATACAGCGGGCCCATTGGTTCGGTAATTACACCGCATACAAAGGGTATGGAGGATTTTAAGCACCTGAGCTATGCCTCCAGCCTTTGCGGCAAATGTACCGAGGTATGCCCGGTTAAGATAGATATCCACAAAATGCTGCTACTAAACCGCCGCGACGCGGTTAAGGAAGAAAAAGTATCTAAAGCTGAAAAGTGGGGCTGGATGCTTTGGAAGAAAGGTATCCTCAGCCGCAAACTGGTTGATTTTTTTGGTGGCGGCTTAAAAAACCGTTTTATAAAATTACTGTTCAAAAAAAGCTGGGGGCACTACCGCGATATGCCGCATGTGGCCGATAAATCATTCAGCAAGCAATGGCAGGAGCGAGGTAAAAACGATCTTCACTAA
- the plsX gene encoding phosphate acyltransferase PlsX: MKIGLDIMGGDYAPKATVLGAIEARKSLSPEQTLVLIGDENVAKEILQQNNVSADLFEFVHTTEVIGMGEHPTKAIVQKPDASISVGFKMLKEGQIAAFASAGNTGAMLVGGMFSVKTIPGVVRPAMTTIVPKLKGGLGILLDVGANADCKPDNLLQFGVLGSLLAESVYGIENPRVALMNIGEEEEKGNMLYQATYPVMKDTNMFNFVGNIEGRDLFGDQFDIAVCDGFTGNVILKLAESFYVITLKKGLKDEFFDRFNYEQYGGSPILGLNAPVVVGHGISSPEAIKNMVLLSKNMVESNLIDKIKQAFH; this comes from the coding sequence ATGAAGATTGGCTTAGATATTATGGGCGGCGACTACGCCCCTAAAGCAACTGTTTTAGGAGCTATTGAAGCCCGTAAATCCCTTTCGCCCGAGCAAACGCTGGTACTTATCGGCGATGAAAATGTGGCGAAGGAGATTTTGCAGCAAAACAACGTCAGTGCCGACCTGTTTGAGTTTGTGCACACTACCGAGGTAATCGGTATGGGTGAACATCCTACCAAAGCCATTGTGCAAAAGCCCGATGCAAGTATTAGCGTTGGCTTTAAAATGCTTAAGGAAGGACAAATAGCGGCTTTTGCATCAGCGGGCAATACCGGTGCGATGCTGGTAGGCGGTATGTTTAGCGTAAAAACTATTCCGGGTGTTGTACGCCCGGCCATGACAACCATTGTACCCAAACTGAAAGGCGGTTTGGGTATTTTGTTAGATGTAGGCGCCAATGCTGATTGTAAGCCCGATAACCTGCTGCAATTTGGCGTGCTGGGCAGTTTACTTGCCGAAAGTGTTTACGGCATTGAAAACCCGCGCGTTGCGCTGATGAATATTGGCGAGGAAGAGGAGAAAGGTAATATGCTTTACCAGGCTACTTACCCGGTAATGAAAGATACCAACATGTTTAACTTTGTGGGTAACATTGAAGGGCGCGACCTGTTTGGCGACCAGTTTGACATTGCCGTATGCGATGGCTTTACCGGTAACGTTATCCTTAAACTGGCCGAATCCTTTTACGTTATTACCCTCAAAAAAGGACTTAAAGACGAATTTTTCGACCGCTTTAACTATGAGCAATATGGCGGCAGCCCGATACTGGGCCTTAACGCGCCTGTTGTTGTAGGGCACGGCATCTCAAGCCCCGAGGCCATAAAAAATATGGTACTTCTTTCTAAAAATATGGTTGAGAGCAACCTGATTGATAAAATTAAGCAAGCATTTCATTAA
- a CDS encoding beta-ketoacyl-ACP synthase III, protein MTKIRAAITAVGGYVPDYVLTNKELETMVDTNDEWITSRTGIKERRILKGEGLATSDLAVPAVKQLLEKRGIGAEEIDLIIFCTTTPDYPFPATANLFADKIGAKNAWGWDLQAACSGFVFGLTTGAQFIESGKHTKVLVVGADKMSAMVDYTDRATCILFGDGCGAALLEPDYEGYGVIDSILKSDGAGIPYLHQKAGGSLRPASHATIDARQHYAYQEGQAVFKFAVTNMANVAAEVMERNNLTADDIAWLVPHQANKRIIDATASRTGVPAEKVVINIDRYGNTTNATIPLCLWEWESKFKKGDNIILAAFGGGFTWGSAYLKWAY, encoded by the coding sequence ATGACCAAAATTCGTGCTGCGATCACTGCTGTTGGTGGATATGTGCCCGATTATGTGTTAACCAATAAGGAGCTTGAAACCATGGTTGATACTAACGACGAGTGGATAACCTCACGTACCGGTATCAAAGAGCGCAGAATATTAAAAGGCGAGGGCCTGGCCACGTCTGACCTTGCCGTACCGGCCGTAAAGCAACTGCTTGAAAAACGCGGCATCGGCGCTGAAGAAATTGACCTGATTATATTTTGTACCACGACACCTGATTACCCCTTCCCGGCAACGGCTAACCTGTTTGCTGATAAAATAGGCGCAAAAAATGCCTGGGGCTGGGATTTACAGGCGGCATGCTCAGGCTTCGTGTTCGGTTTAACTACCGGCGCGCAGTTCATTGAATCAGGCAAGCACACCAAGGTATTGGTAGTAGGTGCCGATAAAATGTCGGCCATGGTTGATTATACCGACCGCGCTACCTGTATATTATTTGGCGACGGCTGCGGCGCTGCCCTGCTTGAACCTGATTATGAAGGTTACGGCGTTATAGATTCTATATTAAAAAGTGACGGTGCCGGCATACCTTACCTGCACCAAAAAGCAGGCGGCTCATTACGCCCTGCCTCACACGCTACCATTGATGCCCGCCAGCATTATGCTTACCAGGAAGGGCAGGCCGTATTTAAATTTGCGGTTACCAACATGGCTAACGTTGCTGCCGAAGTGATGGAGCGCAATAACTTAACGGCTGATGATATTGCTTGGCTGGTACCTCACCAGGCTAACAAGCGTATAATTGATGCTACTGCAAGCCGTACCGGAGTACCTGCGGAAAAAGTAGTGATTAACATTGACCGTTACGGAAACACCACCAATGCCACCATCCCGCTATGTTTGTGGGAATGGGAAAGCAAGTTCAAAAAAGGCGACAATATTATATTGGCGGCCTTTGGCGGCGGCTTTACCTGGGGCTCGGCTTATTTAAAGTGGGCTTACTAA